GCTCTCGGGGTCCTACATCAGCTACTAAATGAGAACAATAGAAATACTTGTCTCCTAAAGGGGCTGTAGGATTAAATGTTAGCCTGGCCGCCATTACTTCTTCCAGGGATTCTAGGTCCTCAGCGTGATCGGGGCCGCGCGTGAGCGAGCGGGGCGCAGCCCGCACCCCGGCTGGTGGCCTGCCCCGCCCACGTGGGGCCGCGGCCCGTCGAATGGCTCCGTGCAACGTGTTagtggcggcagcggcggcggcgcgggctcTTCCGGGCGCCGCAGTTTCCTGCCAAACACCGCGCAGCCGCCTCGGCAGCGGGAGTCTGGGGTGCAGGCCTCGGCGCGGGTGCGGGACCCGGGCTCCGCTGcgcgccctgccccgcccgcctgCACCATGCGCGCCgcgccgctgctgccgctgctgctcgcGCTCCTGGCCGCGCCCGCTGCCCGCGCGAGCCTAGCCCCGGTGGTCGCGGTGCCGCAGCCCCAGCACCCGCCGCCCGGCTCCCGGCCTGTGAACACCACCCGGACCGGGTCTGGGGAGGCGACGGTTacaggcggcggcggcagctccaACAGCAGCGGCGACGCGCTGGTGACCCGCTTCTCCAGCCTGCTCCGCGACCTGCCCACGCTGAAGGCGGCCGTGATCGTGGCGTGCGCCTTCACCGCCTTCCTCATCGCCTGC
This genomic interval from Eptesicus fuscus isolate TK198812 chromosome 25, DD_ASM_mEF_20220401, whole genome shotgun sequence contains the following:
- the FAM174B gene encoding membrane protein FAM174B; protein product: MRAAPLLPLLLALLAAPAARASLAPVVAVPQPQHPPPGSRPVNTTRTGSGEATVTGGGGSSNSSGDALVTRFSSLLRDLPTLKAAVIVACAFTAFLIACLLLRVFRSGKRLKKTRKYDIITTPAERVEMAPLNEEDDEDEDSTVFDIKYR